The following is a genomic window from Gemmatimonadota bacterium.
CGCCAACGGTCACGACGGCTGGTGCGACAGCGAGATTGAGCTGCCGTGACACAATGGTCTGCAATGCCGTCACGATCTCCGCGCTCGTCACGATCGGGTCCACCGCGCCGGAGGGCATGGCGCCATGGCCCTGGCGGCCACGCACGACGATGCGCCAGCCATCCGCGCTGGCCGAAATCGCCCCCGCCCGATAGCTCATGGCGCCGAGGGGCCCTGGGCCGACATGCAGGCCAAAGACGCCATCCACCCCTTTCATCACCCCGGCCTCGATCATGGGCTGCGCACCACCGCGAGGCGGCACCTCTTCAGCCGGCTGAAACAGGAACTTCACCGTACCCGGGATGCGATCCCTCAGGCCAGCCAACACTTCGGCGGTCCCCGTGAGGATGGCCGTGTGCATGTCGGCCACAGGCGCCATCACGCCGGTTTCCTGTCCGTTGTAGACCGTGCGCACGGTGGACTTGAACGGAAGGTCGTTGAGTTCGGTCACCGGTAGAGCGTCCATGTCGGCACGCAACGCCACGGTTGGTCCGGGCTTGCCGCCCTTGAGGATACCGACCACGGCCGGGATGCCTCCGACGTTCTCCTGCACCTCGATCCCGAGCGACTTGAGGTGCGCGGCGACCAAGGCCGCGGTGCGCTTTTCGGCGTAGCCGAGCTCCGGGTTCTGGTGGATGTCGTGCCGCCATGCCGTGACCTTGTTGGCGATGGCGGCCGTGCGACGATCGATCTCTGCGGCGAGCGCGGGATCTGCCGTGATCGCCTGGGCAGCGAGGGCCGACGGCGAGGAGGCAGCCACGGCGGCGGCGAGGACGAGAGTGCGGAAGCGCAGCATGGGAGTGCGGCTGGTCGGGGATGCGACGAAAGTCGAAGGAAGAAAGGTACGGCGTACCCGCGCCGCACGGGTACGGGGTCGCATGGCTGGCGCGTCGCGTGGACCGCTCCGGCGGAAGGCAGGTAGTTTCCCAATCGCCCCAACCCCCACGTCGTGAACCCACTCGGTCGCTTGCGCTGTCTCGTCGCCGCTGCTGCCTTCCTCGGGCTTCCGGATCGCGAGATCCCTGCCCAACCACGTCCTGCACCGCGCCCCGAAGCGCGCGTGATCTATCGCAACGTCAGCATCATCACGCCACACGACACCACGGTGCGTGGGGGAATGGCCATTGTTGTGCAGGGTGAGCGCATCGTGCAGGTGCTGCCCGTCGCAGAACTCACCGCGGCGCAGCTCAATGGGGCGACGATCTGGGAAGGGCGTGGTGCGTTTGCCCTGCCCGGTTTGATGGATTCGCATGTCCACCTGGCGACATCACCCGATCGTGCGGACGCCGAACGCGAGTTCGCGCGACTGGTCTACAGCGGGGTGACTCAGCGCGACATGGCCGGTGACGCGCGGTCGCTCGCGGAACTTCGCGGATGGCGATGATGCACGAGGTGGCAGCGCCGGACTTCTTCTCGGCGCTGATGGCGGGGCCTCGTGCTTCAGCGACCCTCGTCCCGCGGCGTCAGCGGCCGGGCTCACGCCGGGCGCGTTCCATGGATGCAGGAAGTGGTCGACATGACGGACATCCGTCTCGCTGTAGCGTGCCCGCGGTACCGGGGCGACGGGAATCAAGGTCTACGCGAATCTTGCCGGCGACCCGGGGAGAAGATCATCGCCGAGGGAGGCGGCAGGGGATTCCGGTGTGGACGCACCTGGCAGGTGTATCCCGCGACGGCCTACCACTGGCTGGGCGCGACGGCGGTCTCACACGGCGATGATTGCGCGGTGGGCCCTCGAGCCGGGGAAGCAGGCGTATGGTCACGCGGGTCATCCCCGTGTGATGCCCTGCGGGCGGACCATCCGGAGCTGGTGAAGTACTTGGCAGCATTGGCACGATCAGGTACGGTCCCGGTCGCCACGTTGTCGCTCGATTCATTGCCTGGGGTCGCGGCGCCGCGGGGCGCGTGCGCTGTTCGGGCGGCTGGCCCGGGGGAGCTGGTGGCGGCTGCGGTGCGCGCGGGCGTCCTGGTTGGTTTCCACGGGCACCGATCGCCGACGCCACGCGCGGCCGGATCCCGCGCTCCACGATGAACTCAGGCGTTGGTGAAGGTTGCCCTGGATTTGACTCCGCGACAGCTAATCACGGCCGCCACCTTAAACGGGGCACGCACGATCGGTCGTGAGCGGGACTGCGGAACGATTGAGGCCGGCAAATACGCGTCGCTGGTGTTTGTACGCCGAAACCCGCTGGTGGAGGTCGCGAACCTGCGCACCGTGGTGACGACGGTGAACGGGGAAGTAGTATTCGCGAGCGGCGTACCGCAGGAGTGAATGATGCTGCCATGACCAAGGGCGCAGTACGGGCAGTACGGGCGCACGGGCGGCCGAGGCGGCGCGTTGTGATACGCCTGCTGCACAGGTCCCGCGGGCCTCTTGCACTTCATCCGTGCACGGCGAGCCTCAGCGTCGGCACGGGCTACCAGGGAACGGTCGGGCTGGACGGGGATTGGCGTCCGAACGAGTGAGATCCGCTGGGGAGAGATGGTCTCCGCCATTACGCCGATGGACCCAGCGCTCCCGCCTGTACATTCGAGCAGTCTCCGGACCCACCGTTCCGCACATGACCTTCCGTACTGAAACCGACACCTTCGGCCCGATCGACGTCCCCAACGATCGCTACTGGAGCGCCCAGGCC
Proteins encoded in this region:
- a CDS encoding amidohydrolase family protein, giving the protein MKVALDLTPRQLITAATLNGARTIGRERDCGTIEAGKYASLVFVRRNPLVEVANLRTVVTTVNGEVVFASGVPQE